The following is a genomic window from Coffea eugenioides isolate CCC68of unplaced genomic scaffold, Ceug_1.0 ScVebR1_558;HRSCAF=1256, whole genome shotgun sequence.
GAAGTTTCTCAGGATGAGTATAGCAAATCCCATCTTCTCCTTCAATGGTGGGGATGAACTCATCAATCAAAGGATGTGATTTTGATTCTTTGCCTTCGACTTTGGCTTCAAGGTGCTCTATCAACTCCTGGTCTGTTGGATCAAATTTCACCCCAGCTGGTAGACCTACCCAGTCCTGCAAGCTCCAGTATCAGTAAACTTTAAAAATCATGAATACTACTTAAGGATCCTCAAGAATGAAACTCCTAGTAGTACATCAGGAAAGaacttttttgaaaaaaattttaaatttgggTTTTCTGTGGAAAAAGCCATCCTCAAGGTTCAAGAATGAATGAAAATTAAATCAGGCAATAAGAAAGCGGGAATAAAATTCTTATACTGGTCTGATTCTTCGTCAAAATCTTTTCAATGAAGCCAAGCAAGAATATTACACCAAAAAATAAGATTCAAAATCCGTAGTAGTAGTAGCTAGCCTGCCGTACCGGCTTTCCATCGAGCTTGTGACCACAACCAGGACAGTGCTTGGATCCGCACAACTGATGCTCCTCAAGCTTTGCATCTATGAGATCAGAACTGCTGATGCCCGACCCCAATTGATGACTCTGCAGACTCTTATTCATTTCTCTCAACTCTCtacttctcttctcttctcttccctTCTTCCGACGGTACGTTATCAAGAAGCACCTATAGCTTCAACTTCCATTAAGAAACAGACGAGCCCAGTAGCGATCCCACACCTTAATTCTTAGCTATATATGTATATTCTGCAAATGAAGCCTCTAGCCGGTACTAGAGCTGCCGCCTCGTTGATATCAAGCGATAGTATCTTGATGGATTCAATTCAAACGAGATGAAACTGCCAACTAAAGAGTACAACAAGGGAGGTATCAGCATAACTCTATCTACTAAGGATCGAATGGATGGagaatagaaaattttgaactttaAAATTTAGCACATATGATCATCAAGAAATACTAAGTGGGTCGTGAAAATTCGACCTTACAGAAAGATGGGTTGTAAAGAAGTGAAGAATTCATTACAAAGCTTAAAACTTTTTCTCGAAACAAAATCAAATGAACAACAAACTCTTTGAACATTAATATATATGAGTAATAGCAGAAATCATTTTTCTCTTTATATATGATGTTGGTTTGCGATAAGGGGCGGTTAGGAGGCCAAGAGGTGGAAGCGAAGGGGAAGAAAGAATATTagtaagaagaaagaaaggagaaaggagaggaaagaaaagaaaaaaaaaagaagaagaagaaaaactggGAGTCAAGTGGGCTTGAACTATAAAACCTGCTTTATCAGTTACCATGGAAAACACCGGAAATCTCTCTCCACTTTAACTGAAGAAGCCAGTACTGTGGTAAAGAAAAAGGCACCTCCTTCCTTCCCCTTCCCCTATTATACTCTTACCTTTAGGCTTTAATCTctctcccttctctctctctttctatcTCTTTGCTAATTTAAGAGCACAGCTAGTATAGAACAGCAGGCGGTTCCGtttcaaagagagagagagagaagacaGGAAAAAAGCAGATAGAACAAATTATCAACATCACAAGCTACTagcaagaaaaggaaagaaaacctCTAAGTTGGTTTATTTCCCCCCCTTAAAGCTTGAAGGGATGGCTTTGTTGTGTTGGATGATTAGTAGTGGTAgtaatagtagtagtagtaagAAAGTGTTACTACTCAAGAGTCTTTTGGGTCTTGGGGTAGAAAAAGCAAAAAGCTAAGAAACGGCCTTCTTAGCTGTTACAACATACTACTACTAATCTACACATACAACAAAGCAATCCCCATCCCACACTCAAAAGCAAGGCTAACCATATGTGTACTAGCACAACAATCACCATTATGCTTTATTTAATCAAGAAAGTCTCTTATTATATAAGTACGTATGTTGTCTCTGTTTTCTTAGTACTAATTAAAAAAGTGTTCATGTTGATATCAGTGTCAAATTCTTGCTAATAAGTTGTGGCATAAAATCTATTGTGAAGATAAAATAAATTAGTTGGTTATTTTGACCTAGGAAGATTTGAGAGTCCATCAATcaggaaatgaagaaaattgtCCAAGAACTTTGACAACTAATTGATCATCCCATGGACAAAATCCCTGGTgaggtgagtggtatatgattTTCTATGTCTGTGAGTACTGAGAGCTGCATACTGTTTTTAAATTAACTCGGATTGGACAGAAGGCGATTTTTCTAATTTAATtagcaaaaaaagaaattaatggtggtaaaaaaaaagggagaaaaatgaTAGAAACTCACATGGGTTTTGAGCTGGAGTGCTGATCATGATTCTACAGCCATGAATGTTGCagagagagaaagagggagAGAAGGGTACAAGATTGCTTGATATGCAAGGCAAATGAGCAGTATACTTGATGGACCACCACCAGCCTCCACCCTTGCATTGCATTCTGATAAAATCTCAGCTTTGTACTGTTAAATtaatgttaaaaaaaatcattaggACTTGAGTGATTAACAAGTGCTCCAACTAATTAGCTCATCCAAAAGACCAATACGGGacgaaaaaaataaagagaaagaatttgtttatgtgtttttttttttggagtaaacatttgtttatatttttatatccAGAGGTTATTCTAGCCATGACATTGTCcgtattttctaattttttttttcatctcatGTATTTCGCACTTGTACAACGTTATGGTATTTGCCTTGCACATCAAAGAATGCGACCCCACCACTACAAGATCTATCCtgccgtttttttttttttttgtccttttatttttaagatctCTCCTGCTTCACTAATATTTcctcactatttttttttttaaagagagAAAGTTGATTTGTAATTTTTGGGGACAACCCCTTCTCTTTTTGAAGGAATTCTCTTGGCATAAGTTGAATGGTAGGAAATAACTTGACTAGTTGATGGTCAATGGTTAATATttaggattaattttttatacactgacagtgtatacacttttATCATTAGATGTATAACACATAAGtccaatttgattttgaaactcaaattttgcatgTGTGTCATATATCCAAAcgtaatagtgtatacactgtcagtgcatataaaatttactctaatATTTACTATTTGGAGATTGACTAATTTGGTGTTCGaaattcattcttttttttttttgtttttttaatagtttaaaCATACTTGTATTACTTCCCCCCCCTCCTGATTCAAGAGAGACTCTAAAAttttgcaagaaaaaaaaaagaattatataTCCTCTCACTTTAATTACTATCAAAGACTAGTGTAATATATGGATCTATGTAAAATTGTTGCTTGCCTTATTTACCAAGGTAGTTGATAAAGGTGGATGATAAATCATACATCAATAGCATTATTAAttaaaactaattaaaaagCTCTTCGACTATACAATATGAGATCACTACGACTAGGGTTTTGTTGTTGTGGGGTTTGTTAAGCATCCATGCTATGCTCTCCATcaaaatatttgtttaatggCATTCTTTCTTCCTggtcaaaaaataaatgatgaaGATGACTCCGGAGCTGTTTTTTGTTTGGAGCTAAGTAATGGCTATGATGAGAAATGTTAATCTGCTAGATATTTCCTTTTCGCAGCTAATTAAGAAACCATTCTACATCGATCCTAAGCTAGTACAAGAAATACCACCACAATTATGATGTCTTCTTCTTCAGAATAAGAGAAGCAGACCTCAAATTCCTCTTCCTCCTTGAGTTGAGCACATGAAGTTCAACTCAAATCAGACGGCTGAAAATGCTTTTTCTCGAATGGCTGGCTAAACACCGTGCATAATATATAATTAGACTGTACATGTCCTTTTGtcccaaagaaagaaaaggaaaggaaagggaGAAGGAAGAAGGATCCGAAACCGGTGAGAGTGAGACTATCTGCCAAGTTGACTGCTGACTGACCCACCATGGTGTCTTTGTAAATTAGAATAATTAATTGTATATATTTTACTATATGATATGATATTGGTGGTGGGGTGTCGGTGTCTGCACACTCCCGCATGTGCCACAATCATCTTGGCATTCTGTGCAAACAACACCAGATGCATCAAATTTCGAGCGTACGGCACCTGCTGATTGAGAAGTTTCTCTGTTCttaaaaagcaaagaaagaaagaaagaaagaaagaaagatgatCTATCATTACGATTCGCTGTTCTGTATACTGGGTTCTTTCTGTTTtgtattataaaaaataaagatgATGGATCGAATTGTTGTGGCTGATGTATCGATGATCATCCCATCCAATTCAGACTAGTGTTTGTTAAGTAGTAATTTTTACATAATCAATAATGTTGAAAAGACCAACCGAGACGTTGTTGTAAGTGGTGAGGAATGTGCTTTCTGAGCATATGCATTCAACATCTCAACGAATTTGTATTAAGTAGcaaaatattaataataatgatttccaaatttgAAGGTAAAACTTAGTAATCCTCCCCGGGACATAAAATTGATTTCAGGTGGCTTTTCTGCTGTTAGGAAATTAGAGGCCGAAGCAGGTCAGGACGAGGACCTCAACTTTCATTTACTTATATAGACAGAGaagacaaagaaagaaaatctttTGATTATTCAAGCGACAACAAAAAACTTAATAATACTATAAGTAATTAAATCCCTCTCCTTGCTGATCTTAATAATATAAGtacttgcttttattttattcttttagaAGTGAAGTGGTGATCATGCAGATAGAATAAGTGAAATTCGACTAAGATGCATGAGAAAACCAAAATCTTTTCCACTAAATCTAATTTAATAACTGTATGTGAACTTTTTCTTTgtatgtttgaaaaaaaaaaaaaaagatagagatGGAGAGTCAATCtataatttttgtttaattaatcaaTGTTAATTTACGACGATAAAATTAAAATGCTTTTGGTGTTCGAcgatatttatatatatagcTGTAAATCTTGGAGGCCCAGAACGTATTTACATGTATGTTTGAGATGAAATATTCCCCCCAACTAATAAGTGTACAAATTGAAcatgtcatatatatatatatatattatatatatatgtatgtatatatgctcATCAACCCCTTtatgctttttcctttttggtaTCGTTAATTGCAAGAACAGCCGTTTAGATATATATTGTAAATAAATTGGTTTTCCTTATACTGGGATTTCCATCGATCTAAAATGCCGTAAAATTAAAACGGAAAATTCGTTCATGTTTTGCTTTTTGAAAGTTGGGTGACAGGGgctgaaatttcaaatttggaGCCCTTAAGGTATATATTTGGGATTGGTTCCACCATTCTTTAGGGCGAAAAGTTTAAAGTAATTAactaaaaagaaattaaaaacaaaGATACGTGCAATCCTGTGAGGATTTGATTTGAGAAAAAGATAAATGAAAAAGCAACGCCGCAGCCCACTATGCTTCCTATATATACcaaaaagctttttttttttttataaaaaaaaaaacaaattcaaaaaaaattgcttCATTATCAGGTAAATGTTAATTTACAAACCTTGATGCATCGGAAATGAGGGTACCAAAATTTTATAAGAATTGATTATCCtcctgtgtgtgtgtgtgtatatatatatatatatatatatatataatccaaaaaaaaaggaaaaaaaggaacgTGTTGCTTCTAATCTGTTTGTTGCTTCTTTAATCTACTGGGAATTTTGTTAACACCAAGTATTTCAACTAACTCATATTTCGTTCTTTAACAttagaaacaaaataaactgAGCCATTAAAatgacgaaaaaaaaaagaacctcaAACCCAATATATAATGGCGATAGAAAATTGCTTGGCATTGTTCACGcactctatatatatatatatatatataatatatatggTTATGCCTCCACTTGTATTTGGCCATGTGACCTGTTTGCCATCCTCTAATGATTTGGTTATGAGCAGGCATGCCATCGCCCTCATCATTAAGCCAAAAGTGTTTAAAGACCTACATTACTTACTTTTacatattaaatttttttttttttctaattgtgGACGACTTTACTTTAGTTTGACACTTGATCTCAagatttctttttctcctttcaaTAGTTAGAAGGTAATTAAGGCTTTTTAGCATGTAGCAAaataggaattttttttttcatttaaatcATTTCGTAGAGCGACGAGAATTTCTAACTGGATGACTTAAAAAGTCCACTTATGTGTTTTTGTGAGATGAATTAATCTTGTCGTTGTAATTGGTCAGTATATAAACTTTCAGTATATAAACTGGATGACCGGATAAATTAACTAGCTAGCTAACGAATTACTAGTAATTGTGTGTAGGATAGAGAAATGAGCTTTGGAAAGAGCGCAATCACAAGAAGCAAGAAGATAAGAAAATGCAGAAGATGGACAAAAGGGaagttgtgaaattttaattggCCATATATATGGTATGATGATACATCTTGCAGCTTGTCCGGAACTCACAAGTTTGTCTAAGGAAGGTGGATGAAGGCAAAGCAAGGAAGAAAACCTAGAATTAGTTAGGACTTggcaagatttttttttttttttttttcgtttttaaTGTGAGGTGAGGTTGGTTACGACCAATTTAACTTTTTTGATTCTATTCGAATTGGATGCATAACTTAGTCGTGTTAGGTTCATCTACTGTTGTCCTCCGATTTTTGCTCAATTCTTCTTCTGCTGCGTGCGAGAGTTGTGATAGTTTAACAAGGCCTTTAGTCTTACTCCTCCATCTCCAAGGCACGACAGACTACagttgggttttttttttttttggctgaatCAATCCACAGTAGTAATACTTTATCATGTGGGATTTGCTCATAGAGTTGATGTTTGAATATTGACGCATGTCGAAGAAGAATATGTAATGGTGTCTGTTTCTCTCAGACCCCAGGATTtgtagaatatatatatatactgctAAATTGAGAGTGATCACTGACTTTGACCTTGCAGTTGAGAATGTTGTTGTATGTGCCTTTAAATTGGTGATTGTAGGTataattttcttctttctttcgtTATCAGAATAAAGATTTCTCGTCTGATCCTTCACGGATAAGAAAGTCTACCCATACACACCTCCTCACGGCTTAGGATCTCAGAGATTCATCAGTtctctggtttttttttttttttctatttgattTGATGGCCACTGTTCATTTTCATATCACAATGTAAAAGTCTCTATttcaattcatgattttgtttatCCGTGAAGTCTCCTTCATACATATAAACAAGCATTGACGGGGTCTCTGACAGGAAAAGACTAGAATAACAATACGCCAAAGGGATATACTGattgtttattttcaatttctcCTTTTTCACTTGGGCTAGAAAGACAATTTGGTTGTATACGGTAACAGAGATCATTGGCGTCGATATTGAGCTTTCAAGGGTCAACCTACTAATATAATAGTCGTTTGGAATGAGAAGCCAAAAACCACACACACGCAGGTATATGGTTCATCACCATCCCCCTCTTCAAAACGTTCATGCAAAACTACTTCCAAAAATATATCATCAACTTCCTCCTAAAACTGATGAAGTAGCCACTTCACAAGCCTAACATATCTAGCTTCAGAGAGAGGCGGGGgaataaaagagaaaatagagcAAGCCGATCCCAAGGGAAAGATAAGAACTTCTGTGTTTGAAAATGATTAGAAGTCGACAAAATAAATTTGTTCaataaatttaaaactttccgaaccccccaaaaaaaaaaatggcctAAGGATACATCAAGCGTCAAATGGCTCAGCTTTCCATATTATGTTCACATTAAGCGTTGCGAAATTCATTATTATCAACACTAGAGGCCACAAGGCAGCTCAAAATCTTGAAAAATGCAGCCTGGCGTCTGCGGGACTGTAAAAGAAATGATTCATTCCTAATGGAACCTTCGGCTGACAGCATCATAACTTGGGAAATATACAACTGCCAATTACGGGAAAAGAACATCAGGAAAACCATGAAATATGACCACGAATTGCTGATGTAGCTAAAGAAAAAAGATATTGGCTTTACCATCCCCATGTGATGCCAGCGTAAGAGGAGAAGTAATAAGTTTCTGAGCAACAGAGACGATGTCTTGTACTTTAATTTCGTCTATGGTCTTCAAGAACTGCTCCACAGGTTTCCTACAAAAGAAAGGGGAATGTAATtgttaaagggaaaaaaaaaatcaaaaggaaagCCAATAAAGCAAAAGGTCTGTTAAACAAGGACGGTGTTCCGCATAGGCAGTGTTCTTGGTGGAAGCAAGGATTAGAAGGCCTAACAAGACCGGTTTCACATAGAGCTAGCCCAACAACAGCAGCTCTTGAAGAAAAGCCATTCTACATAACAATGATGATAAGAGAGCATCTTGAAGTTGGAaagaattttcaaactttgttCAGATGTCTTTATAGCACATCCTCTACCCAGTTGTTCTTGTCAAAAAGAGCAGATATAATGGATGTCGGCCAAATTATATAAACCGACAGGTAAGATGCTTCAGAGGCATAAACTGACTAAAATACCAAATTATATAAATAGGCCTCAAGTACCAAGTTTACTCTCGAGTATACTCTTTCCACAGGTTAGTACTACAGGCACTCGTCAAAAACTCATATTTTAACTCTCATACAGTAGTATTACAATCCAAGAAGGCTAGGTTAAAAAGGATTAACAAACATGGTACCTCATTATACTATCTATGACAGGGCAAAGGAGACCAAGAAGTGCAATCATCCAGTAGAGCCCAAGTAATTGAGAAATAGAAACAATGTGGACTAACTTTGCAcataaaattctaatttcacacTAATTTCTGCTAGTTAAGGTCTCGCAATTGCTATTGTTGGCTTTTCTGAAACATATACAAGAACAGAAAGGGAAAGGATTACTGGGCTTACCTCTCTCCATATGTTGAAATTTGTTTACCAATATCTTCTGATGTAACCATCTGTAAAATCACCATAACATCATTTAGTCTGATATTCCATCAGTAAATTATAGCAGAAACCACAATTCTTCAAAACCACCACAAGAAAAtgcaggaaaaagaaaatttgcatacTCTTGATTCGAGGTTCATCAAAATGGCAGACTTTGTTGCCTGTTTGGCACGATCGAGCTGTCCCTGATCAACTGCATCAAAGATAAATAAAAGAGCTCACCTCTTCTCCAGTTTTAAGTAAAATGTGCTAAATAAGCAAAAGAATCGGGATGAGGGGATCATCAGTTTCAAATCGAGAAACAAATTTAGGCCATGAAATGAGGGCAAACCTTCTCCAGGGCTTGCAACTGCAATAAGTTCTTTTACCGCAACATCTACAGCTTTTGTCACAAAATCAGAACTCTGAACCAAAAACAAGTTCAATCAAAATTCCACAGCACACGTCCAAGGTTTAACACATATGAACAAGAAAAAGCATATACAGACATTTCTGGATAACATTATCTGTATCCAGATTCAATCAGTTAGCTCATCAGCATATCCACTGAGAACGTCAATTCTAAAAAAGGTAGTGGCATAAACAttaataaagtaaataaaacttaATTTATTTGCAACAAGGCATCCTAGCAGCATGATTTGGACACCAAAGTAACTAAATAAGCCATAAAATACTTTAGCCTTTTAAATTTACATCAATAGAACTATGTATTATTCCAAActacaaaaaacaaaaataactagacCCTTCAATTCAGCAATAAATCTAATCTTGATATctacttcaacctcatcaagaGCATTATCTCCCTTTCTATAATCTAATTCTAAAATTCGCGTCCCTTACCCTCAGCTGCAACAAAAAAACATATAGAATAATATCTTAtcaacaactactaaactactTCGATATGCCAGACTCAAGACTCCAACTAGCAAACAATGACTGGAGACAAGAATGCAATAACTCCAGGAGAAAGAGTCACTCGAAGCATTAGGACAAGCAACTTTTCCAACAAAGCCAGAAAAACAAAAGCCTAGGCGTTAATCATAACAAACATAGATGATTAAAATGCCAAGACGAATAATAAAGTCAGTGACAtgtttaaatgaaaggaaagcATATGCACTCCTGCACCAAGTAATATGctcataaacttaaacaaacactCACAGTGGTTGCTTGAATTCCAAATAAACCAGTGCTGTTGTAAATGGAACTGAATGCACTAAACATCTGCATCTGTGGATACTCATTCAGAACACGAAGATCTGCACCCCAACACCATACAAAAATCAGTAAGG
Proteins encoded in this region:
- the LOC113758525 gene encoding NAC domain-containing protein 75-like, encoding MNKSLQSHQLGSGISSSDLIDAKLEEHQLCGSKHCPGCGHKLDGKPDWVGLPAGVKFDPTDQELIEHLEAKVEGKESKSHPLIDEFIPTIEGEDGICYTHPEKLPGVTRDGLSRHFFHRPSK